The Pasteuria penetrans genome segment TATGAGCACGGTGAACGGTGATCAGACTCTCGGGATCTATGGATGTCACAAGATGATAAAGTTTTGCCAATTCATGTTCGAAAAGAACAGTATATACAACCTCCTGGGGCTTTCCCGTGTAAGCTCCCTTGCCGCTTAGGATTGTGACACCCAGATTCATTTTCCTTATAAGCTCATGTTGGAGGAGGGGAGCGGAACGGGAAATGATGGTAGCGGTACGACAGGGTTGCAGTCCTCCCCTAAGGATAAAATCAACGACACAGACAATGATTACTATTTCGATGAGTGTATACAGGGCTCGTTCGAGGGTGAGTGTATAGGCGGAAATCAGGAGGATAAAAGTATCCCATAGAAGGATGACTGTCCCGAGGGATAGGCGTGTCCGTCGGTGTATGATTTGCGCTATGATACCCCAGCCTCCGATGGTACCACCGGTTTGGAAGACCAGTCCACAACCTATACCAATGAGAATACCAGCATAGAGGGCTGAGAGGATAGGGGAATCTTGTAAACCGAAAGGGTTATCTCCCAAATAGGAGATAACTTCTAAGGAGGATGCCATGCAAATGATACCGAATACAGAGTAGAGAAAGGATTTCTTTCCAAGTATTTTGTATCCTAAACCCAAAGGGAGA includes the following:
- a CDS encoding YitT family protein, whose product is MRQAIQVTYIRDLIVIMIGTTAMALAIHAFSIPSNLAEGGFTGLGLLIHYQTGWPLGYLLFFLNILPLGLGYKILGKKSFLYSVFGIICMASSLEVISYLGDNPFGLQDSPILSALYAGILIGIGCGLVFQTGGTIGGWGIIAQIIHRRTRLSLGTVILLWDTFILLISAYTLTLERALYTLIEIVIIVCVVDFILRGGLQPCRTATIISRSAPLLQHELIRKMNLGVTILSGKGAYTGKPQEVVYTVLFEHELAKLYHLVTSIDPESLITVHRAHMVKGGRFSKYVKKISFPNLFE